In one window of Petrotoga mexicana DSM 14811 DNA:
- a CDS encoding dihydroorotate dehydrogenase electron transfer subunit, translating into MKEGYREVDISSNTEIAKDIFELKVQIESNDSMGDPGQFYMLRSWDLDPLLSRPFSICNVEESVLTFLYKVVGRGTNYLSKLKPKDKLKVLGPLGNGFNLNVSGKVALISGGIGIAPMIYLAKKLNTGIDFYAGFTNEVYYMDYVQKYVDKIYITTEDGSTGQKGFITDIFKPEKYDVVFTCGPSPMMKKVVEKCENKIPVFVSMENIMACGMGACLGCSIKTKSGMKRVCKEGPVFKGEEVFFDD; encoded by the coding sequence GTGAAAGAGGGGTATAGGGAAGTAGATATTTCCTCTAATACTGAAATCGCAAAAGATATATTCGAGTTGAAAGTTCAGATCGAATCCAACGACAGTATGGGTGATCCTGGACAGTTTTATATGCTGCGTAGTTGGGATCTGGATCCTCTTTTGTCTAGACCTTTTAGTATATGCAATGTAGAAGAAAGCGTTTTGACTTTCTTATACAAAGTTGTTGGTCGAGGAACAAATTACCTATCTAAACTAAAACCAAAAGATAAGTTAAAGGTTTTAGGTCCCTTGGGAAACGGTTTTAATTTGAATGTGAGTGGAAAGGTCGCTTTAATTTCAGGTGGCATAGGTATAGCTCCAATGATTTATTTGGCAAAAAAGTTGAATACAGGGATAGATTTTTATGCCGGATTCACAAATGAAGTTTATTATATGGACTACGTACAAAAGTATGTGGATAAGATCTATATAACGACCGAAGATGGTTCTACAGGTCAAAAAGGTTTCATAACGGATATCTTCAAACCAGAAAAATATGATGTTGTTTTCACTTGTGGCCCTTCTCCCATGATGAAAAAAGTAGTTGAAAAATGTGAAAATAAGATTCCTGTTTTTGTCTCTATGGAAAATATCATGGCTTGTGGTATGGGGGCATGCTTGGGATGCAGTATAAAGACAAAATCTGGGATGAAAAGGGTATGTAAAGAGGGGCCTGTTTTTAAGGGAGAGGAGGTATTTTTTGATGATTGA
- the pyrF gene encoding orotidine-5'-phosphate decarboxylase, with the protein MIIDRLFNEVEKKGNVCVGLDTHLDYIPVNLKEKYQDIDEVLFEFNKEIIDKTHDLVPVYKLQIAYYEAYGIKGLLGYKKTIEYLRSIKKITIGDIKRGDISSTAEMYAKAHFEGEFEVDFITLNPYLGFDTLTPFLKYIESGEKGVFVLLRTSNPGAKDIQYLKVSPKDEYLYYIIGDKLNEIGAKYRGSCGYSSIGAVVGGTHVEEAKEIRNRYKNMFFLIPGYGHQGATGKDVSLYLNNGNGGIINSSRGIITAYKNYEDGNQRFADYARKAVLEMKEDIDSERGV; encoded by the coding sequence TTGATAATAGATAGATTATTCAACGAGGTTGAAAAAAAGGGGAATGTTTGTGTCGGATTGGATACTCATTTAGATTATATACCGGTTAACTTAAAAGAAAAGTATCAAGATATTGATGAAGTTTTGTTCGAATTCAACAAAGAGATAATAGATAAAACACATGATTTAGTACCTGTCTATAAATTACAAATAGCATATTATGAAGCATACGGCATAAAAGGTCTTTTAGGGTATAAAAAAACGATAGAATATTTAAGAAGTATAAAAAAGATAACAATCGGGGATATAAAAAGAGGAGATATTTCATCCACCGCTGAGATGTACGCTAAAGCTCATTTTGAAGGGGAGTTTGAGGTTGATTTTATAACCTTGAATCCATATCTTGGTTTTGATACCTTAACACCTTTCCTTAAATACATTGAAAGTGGAGAAAAAGGAGTCTTCGTGCTTCTAAGAACATCGAATCCAGGAGCCAAAGACATCCAGTATTTGAAAGTATCTCCAAAAGATGAATATCTTTATTACATTATCGGAGACAAACTCAATGAAATAGGGGCTAAGTACCGAGGAAGTTGTGGCTACAGTTCAATAGGTGCGGTTGTAGGTGGGACACATGTTGAGGAAGCAAAAGAAATTAGAAATAGATACAAAAATATGTTCTTTTTGATTCCTGGATACGGTCATCAGGGGGCTACTGGGAAAGACGTTTCCCTTTATTTAAACAACGGTAATGGAGGCATTATCAACTCTTCAAGGGGAATAATTACCGCTTATAAAAACTACGAAGATGGGAACCAAAGATTTGCAGATTATGCCAGAAAAGCCGTACTTGAAATGAAGGAGGATATTGATAGTGAAAGAGGGGTATAG
- a CDS encoding dihydroorotase, translated as MNILIKNCRIVDEEKDSFGDLYIKDGKIENYGKELNYDAYTIDAKGLVVMPAFVDMHAHFRDPGYTYKEDLHSGSLAALKGGYTCVNLMGNTNPICSDMKVVNYVLNKAKELNLIDIHQTVSITKNFDGKSLEHLDYIDNNVKFISDDGKGVQSNLTMYLAMVKAKEKGLTIIAHEEDNEIVTINTRLSENLMTFRDIYLAKLTGAWLHLAHVSTKEAIEGIRKAKREIQNLTCEVTPHHLALYNYDYKVNPPIREKEDVLEIIKGIKDGTVDIIATDHAPHSMEDKEKGAPGISGLETAFPVCYTKLVKSEEITLNRLSQLMSSKPAQMLGVKKGKIQTGYDGDVVIVDLEKKVKINEDEFLSKGKNTPFNGMEFYGEVIATIRKGEIKYKKGSVKFDNR; from the coding sequence ATAAATATTCTGATTAAAAATTGTAGGATTGTTGATGAAGAAAAAGATTCATTTGGGGATTTGTACATTAAAGATGGAAAGATAGAAAATTATGGCAAAGAATTGAATTACGATGCTTATACTATAGATGCAAAAGGTTTGGTTGTTATGCCAGCATTTGTAGATATGCATGCGCACTTTAGAGATCCTGGTTATACTTATAAAGAGGATTTACATTCTGGTAGTTTAGCAGCGTTGAAAGGCGGATACACATGTGTGAATCTAATGGGTAATACCAATCCTATATGCAGTGATATGAAAGTTGTTAATTATGTGTTGAACAAAGCTAAAGAGTTAAATTTGATCGATATTCACCAAACGGTTTCTATCACAAAGAACTTTGATGGAAAATCTTTAGAACATTTGGATTATATAGATAATAATGTGAAATTTATATCTGATGATGGAAAAGGTGTTCAATCAAATTTAACTATGTATTTGGCGATGGTGAAGGCAAAGGAGAAAGGGTTAACTATCATAGCACATGAAGAAGACAATGAAATAGTAACGATAAACACGAGACTTTCCGAAAACTTGATGACTTTTAGAGATATATACCTTGCGAAATTGACAGGTGCTTGGCTTCATTTAGCCCACGTAAGTACGAAAGAGGCAATAGAAGGTATAAGAAAGGCGAAAAGAGAGATACAAAATCTTACCTGCGAAGTTACCCCCCACCACTTAGCCTTATACAATTACGATTACAAAGTAAATCCTCCAATAAGAGAAAAAGAAGATGTTTTGGAAATAATCAAGGGAATAAAGGATGGAACTGTAGATATTATAGCAACTGATCATGCCCCTCATTCTATGGAAGACAAAGAAAAAGGGGCACCTGGTATCTCAGGGTTAGAAACTGCTTTCCCCGTTTGTTATACGAAGTTGGTAAAAAGTGAAGAAATTACACTGAATCGCTTATCTCAACTTATGTCTTCAAAACCAGCACAAATGTTAGGGGTTAAAAAAGGAAAAATACAAACAGGATACGATGGTGATGTAGTTATTGTAGATCTAGAAAAAAAGGTTAAAATCAACGAAGACGAATTTTTATCCAAAGGTAAAAATACACCTTTTAATGGGATGGAATTTTATGGAGAAGTTATAGCAACAATTCGAAAGGGAGAGATCAAATACAAAAAGGGGAGTGTCAAATTTGATAATAGATAG
- a CDS encoding DUF5700 domain-containing putative Zn-dependent protease, with translation MSVNFIYDQVECVLKILGKMHNNEAITQSDWEDLFLSKGYQWLAKRDDDMYEKLKIKETNESDFKSFLLGEGQVSKYENFLRSHGISKSSDIESFILERPLKDYENFLRAYKLFKSIDIERIILDTKNYLPKDAKIETYIIPVIKPLNNSFVHTIENTLVLFLNLTPDISKEKMENTLIHELHHIGFANVHKPEKYKYLSKQAQMLIEWTTAFAEGFAMLAAARGPDNHPNKYYKIQKELWDVNIKRFNEDFSKIEDFLLKILNEEFPDNEELYKEGFELMTNNGGQGSWYTVGWKVSVVIEKVEGKERLLECMSDLTKLYSTYNEAVITYNKKYNEELKSWSQKIIDALKM, from the coding sequence ATGAGTGTGAATTTTATTTACGATCAAGTAGAATGTGTCCTGAAAATATTAGGAAAAATGCATAATAACGAGGCTATCACACAATCTGATTGGGAAGATTTATTTTTAAGCAAAGGATATCAGTGGTTAGCAAAAAGAGACGATGATATGTATGAAAAATTAAAGATAAAAGAAACTAATGAAAGTGATTTTAAGTCATTTTTGCTGGGTGAGGGTCAAGTTAGTAAATACGAAAATTTTTTGAGATCTCACGGGATCTCCAAATCCAGTGATATAGAAAGTTTTATACTTGAAAGACCTCTGAAAGATTACGAAAATTTTTTGAGAGCTTATAAGTTGTTTAAATCAATCGATATAGAACGTATTATTCTTGATACCAAAAATTATCTTCCGAAAGATGCAAAAATTGAAACCTATATTATTCCTGTTATAAAACCTTTAAATAATAGCTTTGTACATACAATTGAAAATACGTTAGTTTTGTTTTTGAATTTAACACCGGATATCTCAAAAGAAAAAATGGAAAATACTTTGATACATGAACTACATCATATTGGCTTTGCTAACGTTCATAAACCTGAAAAATATAAATACCTATCAAAGCAAGCACAAATGCTAATAGAATGGACGACTGCATTTGCCGAAGGATTTGCAATGTTGGCAGCTGCTCGCGGCCCTGATAATCATCCAAACAAGTATTACAAAATCCAAAAAGAATTGTGGGATGTTAATATAAAAAGATTTAATGAAGATTTTTCAAAAATAGAGGATTTTTTGTTAAAGATATTAAATGAAGAGTTTCCTGATAATGAGGAATTATATAAGGAAGGTTTTGAATTAATGACAAATAATGGGGGACAAGGTTCATGGTACACAGTTGGTTGGAAAGTTTCTGTAGTGATAGAAAAGGTTGAAGGAAAAGAAAGACTACTTGAATGTATGTCAGATTTAACCAAGTTATATTCAACGTACAATGAAGCAGTAATTACGTATAACAAGAAATATAATGAAGAATTGAAAAGTTGGTCCCAGAAGATTATAGATGCTTTAAAAATGTGA
- a CDS encoding ABC transporter ATP-binding protein, whose protein sequence is MVSKNKGTLISVKSLTKELGGNKILKGITFDVVENEILALVGPNGAGKTTTIRCLTGIYNLGKDQIIKKDGLTIGVVSEKDLLWEKETGWKNIEIFREYLGGKLSNDQIESYAKYLDISEFLPKKVHTYSKGTRRKFSFILGLLKDPKLLILDEPMSGLDPVSRIKMRELIFKLNKEGKSIFYTSHDLAEVEKLAHRVMLMKKGEIVLDNLKSDILSNYRNLEELFLEKVGVHIDEENNEI, encoded by the coding sequence ATGGTATCAAAAAACAAAGGAACACTTATCTCTGTTAAATCTTTAACAAAGGAACTTGGTGGTAACAAAATACTAAAAGGTATAACCTTCGATGTTGTAGAGAATGAGATTTTGGCGTTAGTAGGTCCCAACGGAGCAGGAAAGACTACAACAATAAGGTGCCTTACGGGGATCTACAACCTTGGTAAGGATCAAATAATCAAAAAAGATGGCTTAACCATCGGGGTGGTTTCAGAAAAGGATTTGCTCTGGGAAAAAGAAACGGGATGGAAAAATATCGAAATATTCAGAGAATATCTCGGCGGAAAACTATCAAATGACCAAATAGAAAGCTATGCAAAGTATTTAGACATCTCAGAATTCTTACCAAAAAAGGTTCATACTTATTCAAAAGGAACAAGAAGGAAGTTTTCTTTTATTTTAGGACTTTTAAAAGATCCAAAGCTTCTCATACTAGATGAACCCATGAGTGGTTTGGATCCTGTTTCCAGGATAAAGATGAGGGAGTTAATATTTAAACTCAACAAAGAAGGAAAAAGTATATTCTACACCTCTCACGATTTGGCCGAAGTGGAAAAGTTAGCTCACAGGGTAATGCTGATGAAAAAAGGGGAAATAGTGTTGGATAACTTAAAAAGCGATATATTAAGTAATTACAGAAACTTAGAAGAGTTATTCTTAGAAAAAGTGGGGGTGCATATAGATGAAGAAAATAATGAAATATAA
- a CDS encoding dihydroorotate dehydrogenase, which produces MIDTKVNIAGVEFKNPVIAASGTFGFGREFSEYFPISKLGGLSTKGLTLRQREGNKGVRIHETTGGIMNSIGLQNPGIDAFIEEELPFLNSQDTVIIANVSGNTIEEYVISVEKLNQTEIDMIELNISCPNVKEGGISFGTKAEIANNVVTQVRKVCKKPLMVKLSPSAENIVEMAESCVEAGADALSLVNTFPALAIDISKKKAIFDNITAGLSGPCIKPIALRMVYEVSKAVDVPVIGLGGIMDYKDAIEFIMAGAWAVQVGTANFINPKACVEIIEGIEEYMKKARISTLEEIRGII; this is translated from the coding sequence ATGATTGATACCAAAGTAAACATTGCTGGGGTAGAGTTTAAAAATCCAGTAATAGCTGCTTCTGGGACTTTTGGTTTTGGTAGAGAGTTTTCAGAATACTTTCCCATCTCTAAATTAGGTGGATTATCCACCAAAGGGCTAACTTTAAGACAAAGAGAAGGAAATAAAGGTGTACGGATTCATGAAACCACAGGCGGAATAATGAACAGTATTGGCTTACAAAATCCCGGCATAGATGCATTTATTGAAGAAGAGCTCCCTTTCCTAAACAGTCAAGATACGGTGATAATTGCCAATGTTAGTGGAAATACGATCGAAGAATACGTTATTTCTGTTGAAAAACTGAATCAAACCGAAATAGATATGATAGAGTTGAACATTTCTTGCCCCAACGTAAAAGAAGGAGGCATTTCTTTTGGTACCAAGGCGGAAATAGCTAACAACGTTGTAACACAAGTTAGGAAAGTTTGCAAAAAGCCCCTCATGGTAAAATTATCTCCAAGTGCTGAAAATATAGTTGAAATGGCTGAAAGTTGTGTTGAAGCAGGAGCGGACGCACTATCACTTGTAAACACTTTTCCTGCCTTAGCGATAGATATAAGCAAGAAAAAAGCCATCTTCGATAATATAACTGCGGGTCTATCTGGACCTTGTATCAAACCTATTGCCTTAAGAATGGTGTATGAAGTTTCAAAAGCTGTTGATGTTCCTGTTATAGGTCTTGGTGGAATTATGGATTATAAAGATGCTATTGAATTCATAATGGCAGGTGCGTGGGCTGTGCAAGTAGGTACCGCTAATTTTATCAATCCCAAGGCTTGTGTTGAAATAATTGAGGGTATAGAAGAATACATGAAAAAAGCAAGAATTTCAACTTTAGAGGAAATAAGGGGGATCATTTAA